The following proteins are encoded in a genomic region of Sparus aurata chromosome 23, fSpaAur1.1, whole genome shotgun sequence:
- the mchr1b gene encoding melanin-concentrating hormone receptor 1 isoform X2 encodes MDSAYMTNSSSAPFRPEEEHEQYNNVLMPSIFGVICFLGIVGNCIVIYTIVKETKLCSQQTVPDIFIFSLSIADLLFLLGMPFLIHQLVGNGSWCFGGTMCTVITALDSNSQIVSTYILTVMTLDRYLATVHPIRFKHVRTPFVAGAAVALVWVFSLVSITPVWMYTGLMPLKDGSVGCALLLPNPATDTYWFTLYQFFLAFALPWVVICGVFFKILQNMSATVAPLPQPSLRVRTRKVTRMAVAICLAFFTCWAPYYILQLAHLGVQRPTFAFLYAYNIAISMGYANSCINPFIYIVLSDTFKRKFIVAIRPSHRTFRVAPALADGSMCLRMAPDSLHPSHLHSSRELLQNMLPVTVAVH; translated from the exons ATGGACTCTGCCTACATGACGAATTCGTCTTCTGCACCCTTCAGGCCAGAAGAAG AACATGAGCAGTACAACAATGTGCTCATGCCCAGCATCTTTGGTGTCATCTGCTTCTTGGGGATCGTGGGTAACTGCATCGTGATCTACACCATTGTGAAGGAAACCAAGCTCTGCTCCCAGCAGACAGTCCCAGACATATTCATCTTCAGCTTGTCCATCGcagacctcctcttcctcctcggcatGCCCTTTCTCATCCACCAGCTTGTGGGCAACGGCTCCTGGTGCTTCGGTGGCACCATGTGCACCGTCATCACGGCGCTGGACTCCAACAGCCAGATTGTCAGCACGTACATCCTGACTGTGATGACTCTGGATCGCTACCTGGCCACTGTCCATCCCATCCGCTTCAAACATGTTCGAACCCCCTTCGTGGCCGGGGCGGCGGTAGCTCTGGTGTGGGTCTTTTCTCTGGTCTCCATCACTCCGGTGTGGATGTACACAGGACTCATGCCTCTCAAGGATGGCTCAGTCGGCTGTGCTCTCCTGCTGCCCAACCCAGCCACAGATACATACTGGTTCACCCTCTACCAGTTCTTCCTGGCCTTTGCTCTGCCTTGGGTGGTCATCTGCGGGGTCTTCTTTAAGATTCTCCAAAACATGTCAGCTACGGTTGCCCCGCTCCCCCAGCCCAGCCTGAGGGTGCGGACGAGAAAGGTGACCCGCATGGCGGTGGCCATATGCCTGGCGTTCTTCACGTGCTGGGCCCCCTACTACATCTTGCAGCTGGCCCACCTTGGAGTGCAGCGGCCCACCTTTGCCTTCCTGTACGCCTACAACATTGCTATCAGCATGGGCTACGCCAACAGCTGCATTAACCCGTTTATCTACATCGTATTAAGTGACACGTTTAAGAGGAAGTTCATCGTAGCCATCCGACCGTCCCACAGGACGTTCAGGGTCGCCCCTGCTCTGGCTGATGGCAGCATGTGTCTGAGGATGGCACCAGACAGCCTCCATCCATCTCACCTGCACTCATCAAGGGAACTGCTTCAAAACATGCTGCCTGTTACTGTTGCTGTACACTGA
- the mchr1b gene encoding melanin-concentrating hormone receptor 1 isoform X1 has translation MDGLCLHDEFVFCTLQARRSGFGVGVIYGAAMKHEQYNNVLMPSIFGVICFLGIVGNCIVIYTIVKETKLCSQQTVPDIFIFSLSIADLLFLLGMPFLIHQLVGNGSWCFGGTMCTVITALDSNSQIVSTYILTVMTLDRYLATVHPIRFKHVRTPFVAGAAVALVWVFSLVSITPVWMYTGLMPLKDGSVGCALLLPNPATDTYWFTLYQFFLAFALPWVVICGVFFKILQNMSATVAPLPQPSLRVRTRKVTRMAVAICLAFFTCWAPYYILQLAHLGVQRPTFAFLYAYNIAISMGYANSCINPFIYIVLSDTFKRKFIVAIRPSHRTFRVAPALADGSMCLRMAPDSLHPSHLHSSRELLQNMLPVTVAVH, from the exons ATG GATGGACTCTGCCTACATGACGAATTCGTCTTCTGCACCCTTCAGGCCAGAAGAAG TGGTTTTGGTGTTGGAGTTATATATGGTGCAGCTATGa AACATGAGCAGTACAACAATGTGCTCATGCCCAGCATCTTTGGTGTCATCTGCTTCTTGGGGATCGTGGGTAACTGCATCGTGATCTACACCATTGTGAAGGAAACCAAGCTCTGCTCCCAGCAGACAGTCCCAGACATATTCATCTTCAGCTTGTCCATCGcagacctcctcttcctcctcggcatGCCCTTTCTCATCCACCAGCTTGTGGGCAACGGCTCCTGGTGCTTCGGTGGCACCATGTGCACCGTCATCACGGCGCTGGACTCCAACAGCCAGATTGTCAGCACGTACATCCTGACTGTGATGACTCTGGATCGCTACCTGGCCACTGTCCATCCCATCCGCTTCAAACATGTTCGAACCCCCTTCGTGGCCGGGGCGGCGGTAGCTCTGGTGTGGGTCTTTTCTCTGGTCTCCATCACTCCGGTGTGGATGTACACAGGACTCATGCCTCTCAAGGATGGCTCAGTCGGCTGTGCTCTCCTGCTGCCCAACCCAGCCACAGATACATACTGGTTCACCCTCTACCAGTTCTTCCTGGCCTTTGCTCTGCCTTGGGTGGTCATCTGCGGGGTCTTCTTTAAGATTCTCCAAAACATGTCAGCTACGGTTGCCCCGCTCCCCCAGCCCAGCCTGAGGGTGCGGACGAGAAAGGTGACCCGCATGGCGGTGGCCATATGCCTGGCGTTCTTCACGTGCTGGGCCCCCTACTACATCTTGCAGCTGGCCCACCTTGGAGTGCAGCGGCCCACCTTTGCCTTCCTGTACGCCTACAACATTGCTATCAGCATGGGCTACGCCAACAGCTGCATTAACCCGTTTATCTACATCGTATTAAGTGACACGTTTAAGAGGAAGTTCATCGTAGCCATCCGACCGTCCCACAGGACGTTCAGGGTCGCCCCTGCTCTGGCTGATGGCAGCATGTGTCTGAGGATGGCACCAGACAGCCTCCATCCATCTCACCTGCACTCATCAAGGGAACTGCTTCAAAACATGCTGCCTGTTACTGTTGCTGTACACTGA
- the mchr1b gene encoding melanin-concentrating hormone receptor 1 isoform X3, translating into MPSIFGVICFLGIVGNCIVIYTIVKETKLCSQQTVPDIFIFSLSIADLLFLLGMPFLIHQLVGNGSWCFGGTMCTVITALDSNSQIVSTYILTVMTLDRYLATVHPIRFKHVRTPFVAGAAVALVWVFSLVSITPVWMYTGLMPLKDGSVGCALLLPNPATDTYWFTLYQFFLAFALPWVVICGVFFKILQNMSATVAPLPQPSLRVRTRKVTRMAVAICLAFFTCWAPYYILQLAHLGVQRPTFAFLYAYNIAISMGYANSCINPFIYIVLSDTFKRKFIVAIRPSHRTFRVAPALADGSMCLRMAPDSLHPSHLHSSRELLQNMLPVTVAVH; encoded by the coding sequence ATGCCCAGCATCTTTGGTGTCATCTGCTTCTTGGGGATCGTGGGTAACTGCATCGTGATCTACACCATTGTGAAGGAAACCAAGCTCTGCTCCCAGCAGACAGTCCCAGACATATTCATCTTCAGCTTGTCCATCGcagacctcctcttcctcctcggcatGCCCTTTCTCATCCACCAGCTTGTGGGCAACGGCTCCTGGTGCTTCGGTGGCACCATGTGCACCGTCATCACGGCGCTGGACTCCAACAGCCAGATTGTCAGCACGTACATCCTGACTGTGATGACTCTGGATCGCTACCTGGCCACTGTCCATCCCATCCGCTTCAAACATGTTCGAACCCCCTTCGTGGCCGGGGCGGCGGTAGCTCTGGTGTGGGTCTTTTCTCTGGTCTCCATCACTCCGGTGTGGATGTACACAGGACTCATGCCTCTCAAGGATGGCTCAGTCGGCTGTGCTCTCCTGCTGCCCAACCCAGCCACAGATACATACTGGTTCACCCTCTACCAGTTCTTCCTGGCCTTTGCTCTGCCTTGGGTGGTCATCTGCGGGGTCTTCTTTAAGATTCTCCAAAACATGTCAGCTACGGTTGCCCCGCTCCCCCAGCCCAGCCTGAGGGTGCGGACGAGAAAGGTGACCCGCATGGCGGTGGCCATATGCCTGGCGTTCTTCACGTGCTGGGCCCCCTACTACATCTTGCAGCTGGCCCACCTTGGAGTGCAGCGGCCCACCTTTGCCTTCCTGTACGCCTACAACATTGCTATCAGCATGGGCTACGCCAACAGCTGCATTAACCCGTTTATCTACATCGTATTAAGTGACACGTTTAAGAGGAAGTTCATCGTAGCCATCCGACCGTCCCACAGGACGTTCAGGGTCGCCCCTGCTCTGGCTGATGGCAGCATGTGTCTGAGGATGGCACCAGACAGCCTCCATCCATCTCACCTGCACTCATCAAGGGAACTGCTTCAAAACATGCTGCCTGTTACTGTTGCTGTACACTGA